The following DNA comes from Papaver somniferum cultivar HN1 chromosome 4, ASM357369v1, whole genome shotgun sequence.
GTCCGTATGGATGTGGAAGCTAAGTGATCTTGTTTTAGTGATATTTCTTCCTTTCTTCATTCTTCGTTCATGTATACTTCGGAGTTTTCCTTCAAGTGCATCAATAAATTTGACGAAGACTTGGGAGCTTATTTCCCAACAGTATTCTTTGGAGAATGAAAATTTCAAGAAGGAAATTATGCTCGGTAAAAAAGGTATGTTAAAATTATCTAGAACGTTTTGAACTCTTTAAGTTGTTGTAAACAGAAAGGGAGCAAGTGTTTGCCTACTTCTTAGATGTCTGACCCTCAAATCTCAaccttgttttgtttttcttttctttgcagCTGTTAGTTCTGATTATGAAGGATTCTACAGTGCGCTTGTAAAGCTCTCATCTCCTGAGGGGCAAGcagattcaagaatatttgaTTCTGGTGTACTGAAGGGCATAAGCTTGGAGGACATAAAGCAAGCTGGCAAACATATGAAACTTCATAATGGTTCGTGGTTGCATGAACTTTTTTGAGAAGGTGAACAATGTGGATGAATCTGTCACTGTAATGTCTTGTTGGAGTGGAGATCCGATTGCAACTAGGTCAGCTCTTTCAGGTACTAAATAATTTCTCACTGTAGGAAGTTTTATATATTTGTCTACAGATTGCAAGGTAATTCAGGTGTTTTTATGCTATCATCCAACATTTCACTTTGCAAGGTCTTGGGCATGAGAATAGGTTCCAGTTTATGCTCCTTCAGggcaactgcaatggtgcgatcaaaatcaaagaccaaataccaaaaaaaagatCGAATTTTAGGTTTAGTCCGTGGCAACAAGCAACGGTACCCGACTAAAATTTGGTCGAGCGTAACTCAAATATCCGTCCCacataactttcatcaggcgaaCACTATATGTTCGtccctcttttttttataaaacatttTTTCATGGGACGAACATTATATGTCCGCCCAATTCTTTTTAAAAATTTTTTGAAAACAACTTTTCAAGGGGCGGGCTCTAGTATGTCCGCcccattttctctattttaaaaaaaaaaaaacaattttcaaagagcggacatataatgtccgcctcatttttttttctttttttaattcaaaaactTTCGTCAGGCGCATTTTATACTTACGCCCCACTCCCGACGAACTTTTAATctccgctcgaccaaatttggttttggtcttggtcccagaccaaatatagtctgaaatttgggttttggtccagattttagtccTTAGTCCGTACCACTGTGTCTCGTTCTTCGACCAAATAAATGGGTTtgatcgcccactgtggatgctctcagGTCTAAAATTCTATTCCTGAAGTGTTTTTGCATGGATACTATTTTAAGCGACAGTAGTTATGTTTTTTTGCAGGTGGTTTAGACATGTTGAAAGCAgacaggaataaattcaataccGATGGAATATTTACGGGTGACGTAATCGTCAGGCACATCAGTCTGTTACAGCTAAAGTTGAAtattggggattttaataaagtgggAAATCACTTTGGTATTACAAGTGAACATGGAATATTTTGAGGACATGGTGCAGGAGTATGCAAGTGAACATGGCGTCGGTCCCCGTACTGTTTACATTGGTGACTCAGTCAGTGACTTGCTATGCCTGCTTACAGCTGATAGTGGCATTGTGATTGGGTCAAACAAAAGCTTAATTAAGGTGGGAAATCACTTTGGTATTACATACCTCTGTGTGCTGGTGTGGTCGAGGAATAGAAAAAACGTTTCGAAACTCGCAACCCTGTTGTGTGGAAAGGTAGTAATATGTGTGGTACTCTTTGAACATTTGCTAGTTGGATTGAAATATACGCATTCATTTTGGGTTGTGATTTAGTAAACGAGGAACTGTGATCTCTCATGACTATATAACTTCTGGAACTCAGCTGTTGGGGTATGTACAAATGGTGTGTGAAGGCGAGTTTTATCAAGGAAGGAGCGAACTGTCTGAACGATGATGAAGATTTATCTGTATAGATTTTGGTATCCGTTCTCCTTTCTGGTTTGAAACGGTAACATTGCAGTAATACTATATACAGGAGCAAGATTTAATACAGAATTTTGTTTTTGACTTTGACTTGGTATGACTTTATAAAAGCATTCTTCGTAATGGTGTGTTTTTAACTAGGAATTAAGATTCATGTGTCCCACAAAATCATTTGAACACACCTGCACCACGGGATAGTACCATACCATTGGCCGTACTGAATAAATTAATGTCTGCCGGATCGAATTCAAAACATCACTTCCTTAGAGACTCTGGAGATGCATAACTTTGAATCCTTGGCGGCTCCACCAGAGTGCGGTTTGGTAATTTGATTTCTCTTAGGATGGTGAGAATAGTTAGCTGTACAAATAAACCCATGTTTGTTTCTCTTGGATAACTGACGACAGGCTGAGGCCTGAGGCTAAATCATTTCGTGTATGGTTGCAAAACTGAGAATGTTCCATTTAAATGTTTGGGTATGCCAATTGGTGCAAACTCTAGAAGCGCTTCTGTGTGGTAGTCAGTTCTGGAAAGACTGGAATTAACTTAAGTTGGAATCAAGaaagaaattttttcaaaaaaagccGGTAGACTAATTCTCATCAAGAATTGTCTGTCTTGTCCTCTTGTTTACTTCTTATCCCTCTGTCACGCGTGCCAGTTTAGCTGCCCCGAGCTTTCCTATGCCTGCCTTAATCCTCAGCAATCATTTTACCAATCAATATCTACCTACCTGTGTTTACAGTTATTAGTTATTGCCGTGTCGATTAGTTACACGTGCAGAGTTGTACTACGTTGATCATTTTGCTAGGGTTTCCCTTTCTTGTATTTAAGACTAAATGATTGAGAAAGAGGATAAGAAATAGAATTGAATTGAGGCTGCACTTTGAGTATAGAAGTGTCTATGTTAACTGTGTCCTTCCCTGTATCTCGATATCTCCTCATAGTCTTGTCAAGATCATTCACAGTTCTTGACAATTGGTATCATCCAGAAGATCGTCCTTGTGCTGAGCAATGACTGGCGGTCCTTCAATTAAACCGGTGGATGCAACCACCAAAGAACTGACAGCGATGCTGCAAACTCTCGCAGATCTACATCGAGATGAAAGTACATCTCGTGTTGCTGCTGCAAAGGAGCAACAATATTCCTTGAACTCACTCATTGCTTTATCTAAAGAGAGTCACAGATAGTTCACCGCTTTACTCTCTCATATTCAATGAtccacaccaccaccacccctGACTCAGATGGTGCTTCACCTTCTTATACTACATATCCACCACTTGACCCAACTATCAAGACCCCTAAAATCGATTTTCCTACTTTTGATGGCGAAAATCACAGAAGCTGGATTCGTCGTTGTGAACGATTCTTCCATGTCAAATCAGTGTCGCTGCGACAACGAACTCAGTTTGCTTCTATTCATCTAGTCGGAAAAGATGAGTCATGGTACCACGATTTCCAAACTGGTAAAGACTTTATTACTTGGTCTGAATTTTCTATTTTGTGAACGTTTTGAAGATCTAGCTAATGAGAACTTCGTAGGCTGTTTCAATAAATTATCTCAAACTAATTCCGTAGATGAATACTATGAAAAATTTGAGCCACTCAAAGCTTTAATGCTTCAGCATAACCCATTTTACATAGAAGACTATTTTGAGATGAGTTTTTTGAGTGGATTAAAGGTGGTTATTCGCTTGGCTATAGAAATGCACAAACCCACTACATTATCACAAGCCTATTACCTAGCCAGACTTCAAGAGAGTGCCTTAGCTTCTCAACATCCACAAATTCCCAAAGGTAGTCCTTACAAACAAACCACCCCCATCACATACTTCACTAAATACTCTCAAAACCCTCAAATCTCAACACCAAAACCACCTCAGTCTTCTCTTACTGTCACTTCTCCACCACCCAACACTCAACCAACAAAATCATTATATGTTCCACCTTCCATTAGGCGTCTCTCCAGGGAACAACAAGACAAGAGAAGGGCTCAAGGACTCTGCTACAACTGTGATGAAAAATACTCACCTGGTCACAGATGCAAACCTCAACATCTATTCATGATTTTGACTGTGGAGGAGCCATAAATTACAGAACCACCACCTGCAAATGATGCTTATACAGATTCCATAGTTGAACCCGACATGGAAATCTCATTACATGCCCTCACTGGTACCATTAGTACTGATACTATAAGACTTCCAGGGTTCATTAAGAACAAAGCTGTAACAATTTTGATGGACACTGGAAGCACTCACAGCTTCATTGACTCAGCACTTGCTACTCAGCTAGCTTGTTAAGTCCACCCCACAGTACACATGCTTGTCAGAATGGAAAATGGAGAAAGAACTACAAGTACTGTTGTTTGCAAGCAATTACAATGGCATATGCAAGGCCATGATTTTCTTGGTGATCTAAGATTGCTCCCATTAGGGGGATGTGACattgttttaggagttgattgGCTGAGTACTTTCGGAGATGTGACATTTAATTTGTCCAAGCTCTCCATTTCATTCTTGCACCATGATGAACTCATTATACTTCAGGGATCTACTTCTAAACCATCATTAATGCTCATGAGTGGTAATGCCCTGAAGAGATTTATAAAGATGTTTTTTCAGATCCTACTACTTTACCACCTACAAGAAGTTTGGATCATAAAATCCAATTGAAACCCAATACACAACCAATCTCTTTAAGGCCATACAAATGCCCTGACATTCACAAGTCAGTGGTTGAATCCTTGGTGAAGGAAATGTTACAAGCAAGCATAATTCAAGATAGTCAGAGCCCATTTGCTTCTCCTATTATGCTGGTGAAGAAAAAAGACAACACTTGGCGCTTTTGTGTTGATTTCAGGATGCTAAATGACATAACAATCAAAGATAAGTTTCTTATCCCTATTATTGATGAATTGTTAGATGAACTACATGGTGCCACAATTTTTACTACGCTAGGCTTAAGGTCAGGATATCATCAAACAAGGGTCCATGAAGCTGATATCCACAAGACATCCTTTAGGACACACCATGGGCACTATGAATTCAAGGTTATGACATTTGGTTTAACTAATGCACCTGCCACCTTTCAAGCCTTAATGAACTCAATTTTTGGTCCTCATTTACGAAAATTTATCCTTgtcttctttgatgatattctcatatACAGTGCCAACCTTCAAGACCATCTCCATCACCTTTCCATAACTCTCACACTTTTAAGACAACACCACTTGTTTGCAAAACTTTCTAAATGCACCTTTGCTCAGTCTTCCCTACAATACTTAGGCCATATCATTACTTCTCAGGGAGTGGCAGCTGACCCCGAGAAGCTTCAATGTATGCATCAATGGCCAGTTCCAACAAACCTTAAACAACTCATAGGATTCATAGGTTTGACTGGTTAGTATAGGAAATTCATTAGGGGATATGGCACCATCTGTAAGCCACTAACTGATTTATTGAAAAAGAATTCTTTTCAATGGTCCCCTTCAGCTCTAGAAGCATTAAATTCATTGAAACACGCTATGTGCAATCCCCTTGTTCTGGCTTTACCagatttttcaaaaccatttgtGGTAGAGTCAGATGCTTGCTCTCAAGGTGTTGGAGTTGTACTTATACAGGATGGAAgatctctttctttcttcagCAAGCCATTGGGTCCTAAGAATATGGGTTTGTTAACATATGAAAAGGAATTATTGGCAGTGGTCATGGAAGTTAGAAGATGGAGACATTATTTATTAGGCCACCACTTCTTTATCAACACAGACCAACAAAGCATCAAATACTTCATGGAGAAGAAATCACAACTGTTCTACAACAAAAATGGCTCATGAAAATTTTGGGCTATGATTATACAATCCAATATAAGAAGGGCATTGATAACAAAGATGCTGATGCACTCTCAAGGCTCCATTCAGAAGATCAGTCAGCAAGTTGCAACTCTGTCACCATCTCAACACCTAATTGGATACAAAAAGTCATCCAAAGTTATGAACATGACCAATCTTCCAAGGAATTAATCCCTCAGCTCCTAGTCAAGCCAGATGTTGTGCCACACTACTCCTACAATGAGGGTATCATTAGATACAAAGGGAGACTTTATGTGGGTGATGGCCATCAGTTAAGAAAGCAAATTATGGAATCTGTACGCTCTTCTGCAGTGGATGGTCACTCAGGAATTCAGGGAATCTATCAAAGAGCCAAGAGCTATTTTTACTGGAAGGGCCTTAAAAAAGATATCACCATGTTTGTCAGCCATTGTGACACTTGCCAAATAAATAAAGGAGAGCATGATCAATAACTAGGCCTTATACAACCACTTCCCATCCCTTCTCAAGCTTGGCAACACATATCTATGGACTTCATTGAAGGCCTTCCTCAATCCAACAAAAAGGATGTCATATTGGTAGTTGTTGACAGGTTCATAAAATATGCTCATTTCATAGCACTGTCTCATCCTTACAATGCCATCACTGTAGCTCAGGAATTTCTTCATCGTGTCTTCAAGCTACATGTTCTTCCTGTGTCTATGGTCTCTGATAGGGACAAAGTTTTCACCAGCTTATTCTggaaggagctatttaatcatCTTGGCACAAGACTGAATATGAGCACTGCATACCACCCACATTCAGATGGGCAGACTGAAAGGGTGAATTTGCTTAGAATGCTATTTGAGATGTATGTTAGGCCATAAGCCAAAGCATTGGCTAAAATGGTTGTCACTTgctgaatggtggtacaacaccaacTATCACTCAATCTTGAAAATGACACCATTTACTGCATTATATGGTTATACACCCTCTCACATGGCTTTTTCGTTGGAGACTACTTCTTCTGTCGCAGCTGTTGAGGATTACTTGAAGGAGAGGTCAGCCATGATAGACATCCTCAAGGAGAATTTGTCTAAGATCCAGGAAAGGATGAAAGTATTTGCAGATAAAAAGCGTACTGACAGAGCATCTGAAGTTGGTGACTATGTTTTCCTCAAGCTACAACCATATAGACAATCCTCCATGGATACCAGAAGCAATCTTAAGATGTCAACTCGTTATTATGGACCATTTCAGGTGACTCATCGTATTGGTAAAGTGGCATATCGATTGGCTCTTCCTGCTACGTCCAAAATCTACCCGGTGTTTCACGTCTCACAGCTGAAGAAAAAGATTGGCCTCTCTGCAACAACTGTTCCTACTCTGCCATTGATTGATGTTGATGGGGAAATTGTGCTCAAGCCTGTTGCAGCTCTGGATTTTCTCCAGGACTTTTGTCAAGGTTCAATGGTCCCTCAGGTGTTAATTCTGTGGTCTCACACTTCACTAGAAGACGCAACATGGGAGGATGTTGCCAATGTCACTGCTCATTTTCCAAAGTTCAATCTTTGAGGACAAAGATTGTCTGAAGAGGAGGGTATTTTCACGCGTACTAGGTTAGTTGCCTCGAGCTTTCCTCTGCCTGCCTTAATCTTCAGCAATCATTTTACCAATCATCATCTACCTACTTGTTTTTACAGTTACTAGTTATTGTCGTGTGGATTAGTTACACGTGCAGAGTTGTACTACGTTGATCATTTTTCTAGGGTTTCCCTTCCTTGTATTTAAGACTAAATGATTGAGAAAGAGGATAAGAAATATAATTGAATTGAGGCTGCACTTTGAGTGTAGAAGTGTCTATGTTATATGTGTCCTTCCCTGTATCTCGATATCTCCTCATAGTCTTGTCAAGATCATTCACAGTTCTTGACACCCTCTTTCTCTTTCACCTTCCTGTCAGTGATGAAAAGAAGACGATCAGATTAATGGGGAGTTTTTCATAGAGAGCAGGGGATGGCAAAAAGAAGATGAAGTATGTAGCATGGTCCAAAGTTTTTTACTCTAAATCAAGTGGTGGTTTGGGATTAAGAAGTTTAAGAAATACTAACAAGGGTCTTCTTGTTAAATGGATTTGGAGATATTCAAGAACGTAAAATAGTGTGCTCTGCAGGAGGATCATCCAACAAAATTTCAAGTCTAATATAATATTGCTTTGAGTGCAGAAAATATGAGTAAATTGGTTCCCGAAATTCCGTAATATCAAAAAGTCTATTTGAACCGTCAAAATAAACTACGGCAAAACCACTCCTTACAGAATTTTCAATGGGCTCCACCATAAATGGCCCCTGCTATCCTCCGGTAGGGCCCATCGGGACCCACCAAGAAAACTGTGAGAGCTTTTTAAAATGTGGTTTTTGTGTGGTTTAGTCTCTCGGTCGGTTTAGAACCACTGAGGTAGTATACTTCTTTTTAAAATGAGAAGTGGAAGGAGTATCAGATATTGGTAATGACAAATGGCTAGACAAGGTTGCTTGAAGGACTTAGCTTCCTCAAATTTTCGGAGTCGAAGGACATACAAATGAGTATAGCTGATTCTGCCAGAGATGGAAGTTGGCGCTATGAGTTCGAGAAGAAATAACTGAATGAAAATGAGAAAATTGAGTAAGAGAATACTTGGGACCTATACCAGCTTTTTTAGAAGAGCAGCAGCTCCAGAATATAACTTTTATAGACATTTGTGGAGAAaaagtagggctgcacaacgggtagggtgggtaggatatggcctatacccgccaccctacccgtttactggcggttaagaaaaaatttacccgccaccctacccgccattaaacgggtaagatcctacccaacccattctctggcgggtcgggtagggtagggtggcgggtataaccgtttttttttatAGGCTGGTGGAGATGAATGGGATGAGAGGCTCCTTGGGTTTTGAAGTTGATGGGACAGAAAATTGATCTTCGAGTGAGTGAGGGAATGAGGTTGGTGTTGGGGCAGTACACCCTTCCTGAATTGCAGTGATGGGAATCGAATGCATTGTGCATTGCATTCGACGGGGTCCTCTGGAGCGGAGAACATTAAGCTCATAAGAGATGGTAGCTACATTGTAATTCCCAGCTGGAACTCTGGGAGATACTTGCTTGGCATGGATTCT
Coding sequences within:
- the LOC113272912 gene encoding tubby-like F-box protein 5 — encoded protein: MYDPNYVSRIAALLGENGKLLFAARKVRRATITDFVISLVSDDFSRASNTYIGKLRSNFLGTKFTVYDSQPPCDAAVQSNCRSNRRIHAKQVSPRVPAGNYNVATISYELNVLRSRGPRRMQCTMHSIPITAIQEGCTAPTPTSFPHSLEDQFSVPSTSKPKEPLIPFISTSL